The Geomonas ferrireducens genome includes a window with the following:
- a CDS encoding phospholipase D-like domain-containing protein, translated as MNILKPGLNCMGIYDADETGVLVDAEDYYRAFYHTALAARSYLLMAGWQFDSEVRLLRGADEHDALGGGRFLRFLDRLCERNPDLQVYILAWDFSAVFSLEREWFQGIIFNWTTNKRIHFRFDSCHAPGATHHQKFVIADGALAYLGGMDICSSRWDDRYHMKENPERIDVDGHRYGSYHDIQTYHTGPVVQVLLDLFRQRWRDSGAGELKLPEAGTLVPTVPSGAFKMPTAKVAISRTAAPTPLTTPPEIQEIRRLFVDAIMSAQSLIYLENQYFSSQAIFWSLVARMSMPERPRLQIILMLPDRLPLTEELFLGLPQIRMIRSLQRVAEKTGHTLSVYSSAQADHDVRQMTFIHSKLLLIDDRFLTIGSANATNRSMGLDTELNVAWEASLAPCHEELVHAIRVLRSSLLAEHAGLFGCGKERKFEEMEQLTAHLESLADDDEARLCRYQPDPTFENSELPEALEPIARVVDPAQPVDNEFIFESFTNSELGSFARGIFKLSQMIIRL; from the coding sequence CATACGGCCCTTGCCGCCCGGAGCTATCTCCTTATGGCGGGGTGGCAGTTCGATTCGGAGGTGCGCCTGCTGCGCGGAGCGGATGAACATGACGCGCTCGGTGGAGGAAGATTCCTGCGCTTTCTCGATCGGCTGTGCGAACGGAATCCCGACCTGCAGGTCTACATCCTCGCCTGGGACTTCAGTGCCGTTTTCTCGCTCGAGCGGGAGTGGTTCCAGGGCATCATCTTCAACTGGACCACCAACAAGAGGATCCACTTCCGCTTCGACAGCTGCCACGCACCCGGGGCGACACACCACCAGAAGTTCGTCATCGCCGACGGGGCCCTCGCCTACCTGGGTGGCATGGACATCTGTTCCTCGCGCTGGGACGACCGCTACCACATGAAGGAAAACCCGGAGCGCATCGACGTCGACGGCCACCGGTACGGTTCCTACCACGACATCCAGACCTACCATACCGGACCGGTGGTGCAGGTGCTACTCGACCTGTTCCGGCAGCGCTGGCGCGACTCCGGAGCCGGTGAGCTGAAACTGCCAGAGGCCGGAACCCTCGTCCCGACCGTCCCGTCCGGGGCGTTCAAAATGCCGACGGCGAAGGTGGCCATAAGCCGGACGGCGGCCCCCACCCCGCTCACCACGCCCCCGGAGATCCAGGAGATCCGCCGTCTCTTCGTGGACGCCATCATGTCGGCACAAAGCCTCATCTACCTGGAAAACCAGTATTTCAGCTCGCAGGCTATCTTCTGGTCGCTGGTCGCACGCATGAGCATGCCGGAGCGCCCACGCCTGCAGATCATCCTGATGCTCCCGGACCGGCTCCCGCTCACCGAGGAGCTCTTCCTCGGCCTGCCCCAGATCCGCATGATCCGGTCACTGCAGCGGGTGGCGGAGAAGACCGGCCACACGCTGAGCGTCTACTCTTCCGCCCAGGCGGACCACGACGTAAGGCAGATGACCTTCATCCACAGCAAGCTCCTCCTGATCGACGACCGCTTCCTCACCATCGGGTCCGCGAATGCCACCAACCGCAGCATGGGTCTCGATACCGAGTTGAACGTCGCATGGGAGGCATCGCTCGCTCCATGCCATGAAGAGCTGGTCCACGCGATCCGTGTCCTGCGCTCATCGCTGCTGGCCGAGCATGCCGGCCTCTTCGGCTGCGGTAAGGAGAGAAAATTCGAGGAGATGGAACAGCTGACCGCGCATCTCGAATCCCTTGCCGACGACGACGAAGCGAGGCTTTGCCGGTACCAGCCGGATCCGACCTTTGAAAACAGCGAGCTCCCCGAAGCGCTGGAGCCAATCGCCCGCGTCGTCGACCCGGCGCAACCGGTCGACAACGAGTTCATCTTCGAGAGCTTCACAAATTCCGAACTGGGTTCCTTCGCAAGGGGTATATTTAAGTTAAGCCAGATGATCATCCGGCTTTG